One Engystomops pustulosus chromosome 7, aEngPut4.maternal, whole genome shotgun sequence DNA window includes the following coding sequences:
- the LOC140070817 gene encoding uncharacterized protein, translating into MLMTTTSMDSDSDEEPVPAPIMVQQAPTGPPMPVNYYPQPPVPHASYPWQTPQQQGPFRSNNQRPRPTCWICGRQGHAKRDCRSRPSQRPRDDYRPRQSGPRSDDYRGSQNRPRPDDYKGSHDEPRYQDQRYQEPRPQDCIGITGTTAESPLTIPVPVGPFPDVMARFLVSDTCPINLLGADLLQRLRASINYTLQGLQLELHDPRSEEGTMDRCVLRALPLMLQQIHQPDPLYGVPDRVSAQLPSSLWSTGPDDVGLLPVPPVMVYLKEGAQPPRIPQYPLKMAQEQGLSTQIQALVKQGVLVYCTSSCNTPLFPVQKKTPKGSPPKYRLVQDLRAINAATVLETPVVPNPNTLLASIPPSAKVFTVIDLANAFFSVPLHLKCRYMFAFTSCGSQLTWTRCPRGAQNSPNQFTQAMKTVLSPWIAEHSQVTLLQYVDDLLLCADSKPLLEQESLSLLLYLSTANCKVSKDKVQWCHAKVIFLGHCVSQGARHLTEDRKSAIAKLPFPSTINQLQSFLGLITYCRQWIPDASRLMQPLYDCLKSGEPQGASPLVLPHLQDCHHQLKMAISRAPALELPDYTHPFNLFVSESEGHATGVLAQQHAGRQRPIGYYSCRLDPVARTSPTFLKAVHAAHALLDKTADIVLGHDLIIQASHDLATVLSQTQPRHMAHQRYLRLQCSLLLPSHITFKRCSVINPATLLPHSRGEEGDSEVAPEVEDPHDCLQVLLDDTSTLPGVTTQELPHPDLELWTDGSRFADQSGRYHTDYAVTTETQVVKAEAIPASMSAQEAELIALKEACTLAKGKTVNIRTDSRYAHGIAHDFGIIWKNRGFITAAGTPVKQADLIKSLMEALQLPTKVAVAVIKVKAHGKVNSKATRGNYLADCAAKEAAIGNVSSEWLERIPKEKQEMTYPCMVATRAQKKKEEEEKIISPTLAQLQEEQKTAPEEQHKAWKTWGAAYENGLWTMQGLVCLPRKLYPAIAAWAHGVTHRGKNQALGYAKSILLQDYLQL; encoded by the coding sequence ATGCTGATGACCACCACTTCAATGGACAGTGATTCAGATGAAGAACCGGTCCCTGCTCCTATCATGGTACAGCAAGCCCCTACAGGACCACCTATGCCTGTCAACTACTACCCTCAGCCACCAGTACCCCATGCATCTTATCCGTGGCAGACACCACAACAGCAAGGACCCTTTAGATCCAACAACCAGAGACCTCGCCCTACCTGCTGGATTTGTGGAAGACAAGGCCATGCCAAAAGAGACTGCAGGTCCAGACCCAGTCAACGCCCCCGAGATGACTACAGACCGCGCCAAAGTGGACCTAGATCTGATGACTATAGAGGGTCCCAGAATAGACCCAGACCTGATGACTATAAAGGATCACATGATGAACCCAGGTACCAGGACCAAAGATATCAAGAACCAAGACCACAGGATTGTATTGGCATTACCGGCACCACTGCTGAGTCTCCCCTCACTATTCCTGTCCCCGTTGGACCTTTCCCTGATGTCATGGCTCGCTTCCTGGTGTCAGATACCTGCCCCATCAACCTTCTAGGGGCAGACCTTCTTCAACGTCTTAGAGCTTCTATCAATTATACTCTCCAAGGTCTTCAGCTTGAATTACATGACCCCAGGTCAGAAGAGGGAACTATGGACAGATGTGTACTTAGAGCTCTCCCTCTGATGCTTCAGCAAATTCATCAACCTGATCCCCTCTATGGAGTCCCGGACCGGGTCTCAGCCCAACTCCCCTCCTCACTCTGGTCAACTGGGCCTGATGACGTAGGACTTCTACCAGTCCCTCCAGTGATGGTATATCTAAAAGAGGGGGCTCAGCCCCCGAGAATACCTCAGTATCCTCTGAAAATGGCTCAAGAACAAGGCCTCTCCACCCAGATTCAGGCCCTTGTCAAGCAAGGTGTTTTGGTCTACTGTACCTCTTCCTGCAACACCCCATTATTTCCTGTCCAGAAGAAGACCCCCAAGGGGTCACCACCCAAGTACAGGTTAGTCCAGGACCTCAGAGCAATCAATGCAGCTACTGTATTGGAAACTCCGGTGGTACCCAACCCCAACACTTTGCTGGCCAGCATTCCACCCTCTGCGAAGGTTTTCACGGTCATCGATCTTGCTAATGCCTTCTTcagtgtacccctacacctgaAGTGCCGTTATATGTTTGCCTTTACCTCCTGTGGAAGCCAACTCACTTGGACAAGGTGCCCACGGGGTGCCCAGAACAGCCCTAACCAATTTACTCAGGCTATGAAGACTGTCTTGTCTCCCTGGATTGCTGAGCATTCTCAAGTTACTCtcctacagtatgtggatgatctTCTCCTCTGTGCTGACTCCAaaccactgctggagcaagagtcatTGTCTCTCCTACTGTACCTCTCTACAGCCAACTGCAAAGTTTCCAAAGATAAAGTTCAATGGTGTCATGCAAAGGTCATTTTCCTTGGACATTGTGTCTCTCAAGGGGCCAGACACCTCACAGAAGACAGGAAATCGGCCATTGCCAAGTTACCATTTCCTTCCACCATTAACCAACTCCAGTCTTTCTTGGGACTCATCACCTACTGCAGACAATGGATTCCGGATGCATCCAGGCTTATGCAACCCTTGTATGACTGTTTAAAGTCAGGAGAACCACAAGGTGCTTCACCTCTGGTCCTCCCACATCTACAAGACTGTCACCACCAACTGAAGATGGCCATTTCCAGAGCGCCTGCTCTGGAACTTCCAGACTATACCCATCCCTTCAACCTGTTTGTTTCTGAAAGTGAAGGACATGCAACTGGTGTCCTGGCGCAACAGCATGCTGGGAGACAACGTCCTATTGGTTACTACTCTTGCCGTCTGGACCCTGTGGCCAGAACATCTCCTACTTTTTTGAAAGCAGTTCATGCCGCCCATGCACTCCTAGACAAGACTGCTGACATCGTCCTGGGACATGACCTCATCATTCAAGCTTCTCATGATCTGGCGACAGTCCTTTCTCAGACCCAACCCAGACATATGGCCCACCAGAGATACCTCAGACTTCAGTGTTCTTTACTTCTGCCTTCCCATATCACCTTCAAACGTTGTTCAGTGATCAATCCAGCCACTCTTCTTCCACATTCCAGGGGGGAAGAAGGTGACTCAGAAGTTGCTCCAGAAGTTGAAGATCCTCATGACTGCTTACAAGTTCTTCTTGATGATACCTCAACGCTTCCAGGGGTAACTACCCAGGAATTACCCCATCCTGACCTTGAACTTTGGACAGACGGCTCCAGGTTTGCAGACCAGTCTGGAAGGTACCATACAGATTATGCGGTAACCACTGAAACACAGGTGGTAAAAGCGGAAGCCATACCAGCCTCCATGTCAGCTCAAGAAGCCGAACTGATAGCCCTCAAGGAAGCCTGTACTTTGGCCAAAGGGAAGACTGTGAACATCAGGACTGACTCAAGGTATGCCCATGGCATTGCCCATGATTTTGGAATAATCTGGAAGAACAGAGGCTTCATCACAGCCGCAGGTACCCCAGTGAAGCAGGCAGACCTCATCAAGAGCCTGATGGAAGCTCTACAACTGCCTACCAAGGTGGCAGTGGCAGTGATCAAGGTAAAAGCTCACGGAAAAGTGAACTCTAAAGCAACCAGAGGAAACTACCTGGCTGATTGTGCGGCCAAAGAAGCTGCCATAGGGAATGTGTCAtccgagtggctggaaaggatccCGAAGGAAAAACAAGAGATGACCTACCCCTGTATGGTGGCCACTAGAgcccagaagaagaaagaagaagaagagaagattaTTTCTCCTACCCTTGCTCAGCTACAAGAGGAACAAAAGACGGCCCCAGAAGAACAGcataaagcatggaaaacatGGGGTGCTGCTTATGAGAATGGACTCTGGACAATGCAAGGACTTGTCTGTCTCCCTAGAAAGCTGTACCCCGCCATTGCTGCCTGGGCTCATGGGGTAACGCACAGAGGAAAGAACCAAGCACTAGGCTATGCCAAGAGTATTTTGCTCCAGGATTATCTACAGCTGTGA